In Vidua macroura isolate BioBank_ID:100142 chromosome 9, ASM2450914v1, whole genome shotgun sequence, the genomic window TCATTTCTGCACTTGGAGCTGCCTCCACACTTCACCTTTATTCCATTTAAAACACAGGTGTGAGTCATCCTGCTGCCAGCAATGGGATTGCTCATTTCCCGTGAGTAAGTCTGCATGGAAACGACACTGACACAAAATGCTagatttatttgcaaaatacaCATACCTGGTTAGATTACATTTATGTTATATGTCTGTTTTTATCTATCTGTCTCTTTTCTACAATAAATCAGTGCCACAAGATTGTTAAATAGATATTTTCATGAGAAGGTTATACAAATTAGGTTATATTGACATTGATTATctgttttatattaatatttatgctCTTTGGTTTGTTACAGGTGAATTATAAATACTGTGTTTCTTAAAGCAAAGTCTATTTTAATAGCAAGCTTTGAGGTAATTTTCCTGGCATATTTTGTGGAAAGCTTGTTTTTGGAGCACAGTTCTACtcaaaaattctgtatttacaaAAGTGATATCAAATTTGGCAGCATATTGGAGTCTGATGTCCCTGGAAATAAATCAGATCTGGGGCCAGAGGAACTTCCAGGAATCACCCAGGGTCAGGTAGTTCAGTTGTGGCATATCTTTCATAAAAGCAATGAGGAATTTCAGTAAGTTAATAAGCTTGCAAGTCATCAGATTTTCCACATGCAGTCATGTAGTGCATGTGCAATAGAGTGTATTAATAGTACTCCAATGTAAcattttccaagtgttttgtAGTAATACTGGTTGGGTCATGTATTTCTAACAAGCATTAATGTTCCTCAGGGAAGACTCAGAGTATAAGTGCCTTATAGTACCATAAAACGTGGAATAATCAAATCTGTGAAGGACAGGCCACAGTGAAGCTGACAGGAATACATGATGCTTGTGTATTGTGGAACAGGCATTCCCTCTATTTCAATAAGGAGCtggaggaaattattttaaagaatatgcATTGTATACATGAAGCAGAATGTAATTTTACATAATGTTCAAATTTCCTACTTAATCAACATGTGGCTATGGGGGGCTTCGGGAACAGAAAAGACATGGAATTGCTGCTATCACCCCAAAATCTTTGCCCGGTGTCCTTTGCTCCCcttgtgtttattttcaatAGCACTTGGCTCTGCACTGAGTTGTTGGACAGTCAGGGCCATGTTCTTTGCCCCAGAGTTTGGAGAAGGTCATGATGAAATGCCACATGGGTACCATTGCCATGAGTTAGTCTTTTGGTGAGGACATACTAGAGTGCGAGCCTGACTTGTGGCTGAGACTGAAGAATTGTGTCTTGACAACATTTGACTAGTCTGAATGCTGTTATTTagagaaaaaaccaaatccaTAGTTGAAAGATACACCCAGTTAAGAGAAGTTCCAGTTGaacataatttatttccattgaTGGACCACAGGGGCAAgattgatttttccttttgtaagaACTGTTACTGCTCACATGTCTTTAACTGATGGCAGTATTACTTGCCTGTCAGTACAGCTaacagccagtgctgctgtaaATGATGGAAGGTGTAGCTTAATAGCCTAACAATGTCTTTAAATTTCAGCCCCAGACTCAGTCTGATGTCTGACCCTGCCCCAATTTGTACCCAAAGTTTGACACTGtcccctgctgcagggatgcCCAATATATCCGTTCTCATAGACATCTTTCCTGCTTTGTCTGCAGTTAAGGATGCTTCTGGGCAAGGCTGTGTGTGAAAGTATGCATCTGCAGGTTCACATCTCCTGTGTTTGTATGTCATGGCAGTCTGTTGTCACCTGCCCTATGGTGGTTCCTGAGCTCTGCAACAGCAGAGCATCCTGTCCTAACTTAGAGGGAAACATTCCTCATAGCCCTAGAGCTACAAAATCTTTTAAGTCAgggactgaaatattttgttctgttaaaacttcatacacacacatttataCCCTACACATATGATGATTTACAAGAACAACTTATGTTTTACAGATTGTATGAACTTCCAAGTAtattttaatatggaaaaattTCAGTTAATATCATAATCCATGTAATGGATTAACATCTGGTTCTGATTTCCCAAACCCCAGCTTCCAAACTCTTCAGAAATTAATGGGAAAGTCAGTAGACAGCTTCAGCACAGAGCGTAGTATTAATTCTTCATGTCtgtttcattttactttatttagaCTTGAAAGATATTCTGTCTTACTGGCATGAGTTCAGAGATCTCCCCTCATCACCCATGAATGGGAACCACATCACtcatatattatattatacatCCTCATATATTATAACTCAAAAGAGAATTTTGAGAGAGAACAGCCAGAGGAATTCAGCCCAATCCATGTCATGAGTTGTATAAAACAGTTCTTGTACTTTCCACTGGTATGACCTTTTGTTGTTATTTATGACCTACTGGTTAATTGAGATACTTTAATCAGCGGATTTAGAATTTATTGATTAATAAATTCTGTGTTTCACAGCTGAGCActgcactggggctgcagccatGACCCAAGCTGGAGACATGTGCCCCTGGGCTGTGAgacagccctggctgtcccaaGCTGTGCAGGAAGGTGCCTGCATTGGGTCCTGCACATGGGCTGGGACTGGAGTGCCTTCATCCCCTCAGCAAATCAAAACCTATCACACATTGATTCAAAGCACTCCTAAATAAATGAGCCTTTCAGCTGGTGTCAATAGGATTTCTAGTTTCTTTCCCATTCCTCAGCGTCCTTGGGTCCCCAGAGAATATGATCAGGCACAGGAGACTGTAACAATCAGGGCTTGGAGATTATGTAGTATCCAGGCACAGCCTTGAGGAGTCATGTTTGCTGACATTAGGTTGACTACAGCTTTACGGTCATTTTACACATGACAGCACATCAAGTGTGTAAACCTTGCTGGAACAGGAGATTGCCTATGACTAgctgctgtgaaatggaaatgaTTTGTCTGTGTCTACGTGGACTGAAAATCATGGCTATTGTTTGCTAGTCATTGCCATTTCTCAAGCTTCTTTTCTAATTTGGTGTAATTTTGTTGTGGAGACAAGGTATTAAAGGAGCTCACATCGCAGGTGTGTGTCAGATCCCCACTACATCAGTGCCCCCCATCAGCCTCCCATCAGACTGAATGGACTTTACCTTGAGGGCACAGATCATATTGTATTTTCCTAACTTCAGCAGAATTCATTCCAAGGGAAATTTGTGCTACTGCAGAGGGAAATATTACCCAAGGTCGCTTAGGGTAACAGAAATGAGCTGTAGCTGATGTGATTTCTGGCAGACAACCTGTGGATTCAGGTACCATTTAGGATAACTGGTGTAGAGTCTGAGCCCTTGGGTTCCTGTGCTTTCAGGGTAACTGTGTAGAATAGAATAGATGTGCTAGCCTGGCCCTTGCATCATAACAATGTTGTAAATAATGATTATGCCTGTTCTCATTTTTCAGActtaacatatatatataaagtttgTGGTGTAGTTAAATTTTAGTATAATAATTTAAGTATGGCTTTTAAGCATAGTTTTGTACAAGTTAACCACATTTAGTTTTAAACTAACatagaaaatttgaaaatgctttGACCTATTCTTTTTGACCGAAATCAAATGTTCCTGTATGGTCCATAACCTGACCACTCTGTGTGtcacaagaaaaacagaaatgttcCATTTTAGTTTTTTCTGATATTCTATTTCATATGACTTGAAGTACAGTAAAGATTAGGATAAACAGACCTTATGCAACATAACATCCAAGTACAGCACATTTTATAAGACAAAAGGAACAAAGACTCCCACTGAAAACCTGCTGGTgtcaaataataatttattttgctgttgttgaCTTGTCCCTGCCTAAATGACAGGGGCTTAGCTACAGGAAACAATATTCCAACAAATGCTTGTGAAACCCTGTATAATTCCTGTCACATCAAAAGCCTGTGTGGAATTGTGTGCTTTTGGCTTCAgtgctctttttttctcacaCATACAGAAACAATACATGAGGAAGTATTTATGCTTATCAAGAAAGAAGGCTACTTTGCTTTGCAAACACAGCACATCAATGAATCTTAAACTGCAGGTCTGAAGTTTGGGTGAATTTCAGGGCTGATGTCAAATACTGTGCTCAAGAGCTTTTTCATCATGCCCTCCATGTTCCTGTGGTAGCTGCTTGTGAGGTTCCTGATGGCTTCTGTTGTTTGCTCTTCTATTTTGGCAGAGAGGTTACCTTGGGAGCCCATTACCTGAAAAGCAGAACAGTTCTGAGCAAAATGAGAGGCTATATATAACCATGTTTATTGTACTTTTCTTCATCATGTGGCACAATCATAACACCAACACATCACAGTGCTTCCAAACAGTGAGGGTTTGATCTGGGTTCAACTGTAGGCATAAAAACAGGATTAAAGGCAACTCTCACATGCTCATTAGCAATGGGAATCTCCCTATGTAATGAAAGTTTCCCAGCTCACTATGGGAAAAACATTGTGTATGTTTTGTCTTTTATATGgctcattttaatttgtttttattttaatgactaGGCAGCTAAGTTCTATCACTGTGTGCCTTCATTTGGCCTCACTGAGAATGCCTGTGAGTGCAGCTAAGGAACAAACATGGAAAAACCTTCCTGAAAATGCATAATTACAGTTTTAGAGTACTTGAAATGTCTTCAGCAGTTAGTGATGTATAACCCTCAACAGGCCTCAGACAAGGTCTTTTAATGTTACATTTTCTTATCTGGCGAAATACCAGACAGCTTCTGGCACAGTTAATATCAGGACATTCGGTTAGAATTTAATTGACTCTAGACTCACTGAACATTTTAGCAAGGTTATGTTACAAACAGATGTACACGTTCCAAATCTGTGACTgtgctccctcctcccccatTGCCCCAACATCCCTTGAATTCTTCCCTTATGGAAAAGTCCTTTGGATACCAGCAGAGAAATTGATTTCCAGCTAAAGAATTCCATGTGGAGAGAAGAAGACATTTCTGCATGCTGGCAGAATAAGAAAGGAGTAAGTAAAATACTGTTCTTGTTCCTGCCACGGTTCTCTGGGGTGAACTAGCAGGTGGAGCTAACCTGTGGTATATTAGTGGGGTACCTAGAGCATGACCAGAAACAAGGGAGGGGTCATTAACTCTATTTTCCATGTGGTTTCAGCCCAACTTAGTtcttaaaagaaggaaaagcatcttTTGCATAGGTCACCTTCCCTGTTCCGTTTATCAGTACCTGGCAACGTAGTAAGACATTTGTCCATAATCCACATGTACACCATTTTTCAGTTTGGAAGAAATGTAGGTTATAGACATAATAACAAGTATTGGGAAAAGATTATAGTTTTCTATAATAACTATTTTTagctgacattttattttaacttttagaCAAGTTGCAAGGGTTGGGTGTGGGAAAGGTTGTACAGCTTAGACCAGATTTATGGAACTGAATTTTTCCACTGGGGAAAGTAGCTTTCTTGAGATCCCAGATGGTTGCATGTTATCCAGCCACTAAATACTTTTGAAAAGCCTCAAGAAAAGTATTATAATTTTAAGAAGAGCCTCTGCAGACCTGCTTTCTCAGCTCATGCTAATGTCATTTGAGATAGTAAACTCTTACTCATCTAtgtgtttttccctttcttcagcttctgAATTTGAGGACCTTTTTCTCACAGAATGCAGGCAACACTCTGCTTAATTTATGATTTCTGCTGACTTGAAggtttttcccttatttttcccATACAGGTTTTATGCTAGTGTTATTTCAAAGCTGCTAAAATATTACATTGGCTCAGAAGCCACAAAATTCAGAACTAGGCTGCATGTCTCCAGAGTTAGGTGACTTCAGACAATGAGTGAAAAAGTGAAATTGGTTTGAGATCCAAGCAAAAAATTTTGCATGTTTTGAAAAAAGATTTTGCATATTGTCATTCTAACCtcaatctttatttttctgttgctgttcttAATTCTGGATGGATATGAAGCCTCTCATAGTATGAGAAAATTTGCTCCTGTTTGGATACAAGTGACACAAAGTAGGAGGAAGAATGGCATTAGAGGAGACTGTGACAGacaattaaaaatacttgtgtCCAAATACCCGAGAAAGTAAACTGAACCGGCCATCAGAGCTCCCTCTGCACTGGCTTTGCTGGAGCTCCTGACTGCCTCCCAGACACAGGTAAATAATGATGGCATTGGTCTGGGAAGGTGAATGTTTGACATAATGGGGTCAGGGGACACGGAGGAGGACTGCAACGATCTTGTACAACGTGTTGTCATTTGAGGAGCAATATGTGCTCTGTCCTGCTCGTGTGAAACATTCTGTCAATCAATAGTGgcctttccctgcagctttAATTTGGTTGTGATGACAAAATGGAGTTCACAAAAAAGCAACATCTTTACTCTTCTGCTATCAAGACCTAGAACAAGAAGTCTGGCTTGACTGAAAAGGTGAATAAATGTTAGAGGTGTTTATACTTTATTTTGGTGTCAATAAACAACTGAAACTGTACATTTGAGACATTTCTACCCAGCCTGCCTCTGTGACAGTGTGTCTGGGGGTTAGCAGGGTATGATACCAACACTTTGTGTGTATAGATGCTCCTAAGGCTTGTGAGCCctgctggaaaatgttttatgtgAAGTGTGACTGAAATGACAGGTTGGTAGAACAGATTTTGTTTGACctctttgactttttttttttctttttgtgtctgCTTTTGCACAAGTACTTTCCTTGTCTTTGCATGATACAACCTGGGGGAGAAAACAAGACCAAGAATGTAAGAGGAAAGTCACCTGTTAAAAAGAGAATGGTTTGTGAATTTCATGGAAATACTAGAGAAAAATGCAAGATACCATAAACGTATAAAACAGCTTTGTTCAGATAGGAAAATATCGAGTTAGACCACTTTTACTATAGAAACAGTGAAAAACTCCAAGTTTTGGTGACTTCAGTTGACAAGGGATGCAGTCTTATATGTAATGAAAAGAGACAGCTAAAGTGGAAcgaaatggaaagaaacattttaaactttTGCTTTTACTGACACATCCACCTTTCTGAATCCTCCAGTTTCAGGACAGGAACTAGGTCTGTCTGTGGTTATAGAAAAAGGAcccaaaagtatttttccttaaGGGACATACGTCTTCAAAGTATAAGCATGAACCAAATATGGAATCTGGACCATTTTAGTGGTGAATATCCACAATTTATTCTACAAATGCATTCAAAGCCTGTGAAAAAGTCCAAATGAAGCATGTAGACACTGTAGATGACACCCCTGTGTTTAATCAGTACGACCACACTGCTTTGCAGAAGTCTTCAGGTAGTACTCTTGGAAACAATTTGGTTTACCATTGAGCAGTTTGGTAAGACAAAAGAACACATGCAGGTTTCTTACTTacatttgtttccttgtttctaAATTCCTTCTCCCTTTGTAGTCTGTAGTGGTCTATCTCAGCTGTGGCTTCTTCCTTGGCCTGCTTCAGCCTTTTACCCTTTCCTAGATGGGGAAGAGAGAGGCATTTATTTCATACCATCCCTGTATCCCCAAAGATGAAGCTCTCCAAATCAGAGATATTTTAGCTGCCATAGTAGAGCACGGACTTTGCTGAAAGTCTTGTCCATCGGATTTATTTGCACGAGAATGGTCAGAAGAGATGAAGTGATTTACTTAGAACACTTTTTGACTGCTAGCCAGTCATGCAAGTACCCCTCTTCTGAGACCAACTTCCTGTGCAGAAGCACACATCAAGTGAAGATCTTCTTGGTTTGCTGACAACAGAAGTCCTTCTGCAAGTAGACATCTTCCCACaacacaaatgcatttttttctaatcaCAGCTTGGtgtttaaataaatatctaTCTTTTCTTCATCAGCAATAGTAGCAGCCAGATAACAGATTTTAGTTGTCACGGATGGGAAAAGACGTTATTCTGTAAGATTTCCTGTATTGATTGGTTGCCAGAATCCCTTCATCCCACACCAACTGGATTCTGCTTAGAGCTGGCAGATATCCAAAATAATGCAAGATGTCTTAACCACTACCAAACTGAGTTGCAACTTTCAGCGTTTGTCCTTTCCTCCCCCAGCCTTTTCTACCAACCTTTGTTAAACGCAGAGCTGAATGATTAAGAGAAGGAGGTCAATTCTTTGCCAGTGCACAGAAACCATGAAaggcattaattttttttttttttttttttgttcattttaaacAAGAAGGTGATCTGTAAGGTGACACTTTAGGGTGTAGTGGAAACTAGAGACTTCCTCCTCACCAGGCTTGCTTATATACCTAATTTTGTTTGCTGTCAATAGCTCGTTTTAGGTAAAACACTATGGGCTTGTCAAATCAAGAGCATGTAAGTCATTGCAGGACTGGACATAAGGTCCTTCCTGGATCTAGTAGGGCTTTCATGTAAAGAATAAGGGTAAATGTTTTGGTGGAAATGTGATGTTTAAGGTTTTACATGAAGGAGCTGGCGAGTGTGTCATAAATCCCCTAAGGACTTCTCTGTCATTTATAAAATCAGTAAAGTTGCATGGATCTCCTCAGGATTCTGCTACACCGCCTTGTGAGGAAACAGTAATTTTCTAACTGTAAACCTCTTGCATGGAATGTTGGTATGCTATACTTGAGACACCTAGGCTGATGCTGATTTTTGGGGTCTCTTTCTGCTGTACAGCTAGGATTTTAGGAGTGGGGGGAATAAGGTTGCTCTCTTTTCTTAACAGAAGTATCTTCGGTGGCTGAAAAATTGCTTAGTTGCTTAAATTAGGATATCACAAGAATGTGCGAGTGGCGGCCTAGGCAGCTGAAAGAGCCATCTTGATCTCTTGTGGCACACTGATTTATTTCCTTATGGTAGCAACCTATTTAACACCTCTGAGCAAtaagaaccttttttttttttttttttttttttggtctcttaATTCAAGCACAGAAGACAAAAGAtacctttcctcctttcctgaaATCCTAGGTAACATTCTCTCATTCTTTGTCTAGGCTAGGAAgacaaacataaatattttggtttggttaCACTTGAGCTGGGCTTCTCAAGCCTTATCAGGTGTGC contains:
- the ATP6V1G3 gene encoding V-type proton ATPase subunit G 3 translates to MTSQSQGIQQLLQAEKRAKDKLEEAKKRKGKRLKQAKEEATAEIDHYRLQREKEFRNKETNVMGSQGNLSAKIEEQTTEAIRNLTSSYHRNMEGMMKKLLSTVFDISPEIHPNFRPAV